The genomic region ATGGATTTCTTTTTCCTTTTTGGCCCTACACTCATTTTCCCGATCCGGTAACTGAAATTGATCTTGAAATTCATATTCCGCATCATATTGGTGCTTTGCTGGGAGATGGTTGCCGAATTGATTTCATTTCTCATTTTAAATTCCGGCGTAAAGAAATTCTCAGCCCCTATACCAATGCTTCCTTTTTTTTCTTTGAACTGTTTGTTGATATTTAATCCATAGATTCCAAATCCACTATCATAGCCCTGAAGATTGACCCTCCTGCCTCGGGCAAAACCAAATCCCTGAAGCACCCAACTGTCGGTGATATTATAATTTCCAAATACCCTACCGCTTACTACGAATCCATTATTGGAAGCCTGGTACTGCAGGTCTGAAACATTATTGTCAATTTGCGTATAATAGCCATCGATGCTTCCATTGAGTGAAAATTTATCGGATATATTGATATTGGAAAAAAGACTCAAGCCATAAGCCTTTTCACTTCCAATGTTTTCATAGGTGGTATAAATCACCCCATCCTCCTGGATACTTCTGACCGGCTGGATGGCACCGGAAGAATTTCTGAAAAAGCTGGAAAAATTAAAGCTGGCTTTATCCCAATAAGTGCTGTATGACAATTCATAATTGTCCGTAAACTCCGGATCAAGCAAGGGATTTCCCTGGGTAATAATGCTAGGGTTAGACCCCTGAATATTGGGATTTAAATACCTAAGGGATGGCCTTTGGATTCTTCTGTTATAGGCAGCTTTTATCATATTGCCATTTTTTAGTTTCCGGCTCAAATTAACACTGGGCACCCAAACCCCATAAGATGGAATTTCCGCTTCCTGCTCACCGGATTCAAAATCCGCATCTATATGAGTGTATTCATACCTCATTCCTGCCTTCACCGTATAGTTATCCCAAAAACCCAAAGTATAGGACAAATATCCTGCTGTTACATTTTGATCATAGTTAAAAGCATTGGAAAAAGTAGCATCTGTATTTTCCAAATAATCTCCATCAGGGCCTTGAGCTGAAAAATAGACATAATCACTGTTTACCCTTCTCAGGATATTTTTGGCCCCATATTCCAATATCTGATTTTCTCCCTCTCCTAAGGGAGTAATATAATCCAACTGAAAAGTAAATTCCTGATTGTTGCTGGCATTTTCGTTTTTAGTCCTTGATTCAATTTCCTCAAAATCACCATCCAGCAAAGCCTGAACAAAATCATTGGTTCTGTTATTACGGCTGTACAAAGTCATAATGCTAAATTCCTTTTGAGGTTTTTCATAAGTCCTTGTATAGTTTAAGCTTACATCAATCGTATTGGAAAAGTTATCCATATTTACCCTTCTCATCAAGGCACTTACCAATTCATCCTCCTGGAAATTCTCGGTCAATAAATTATCCTGCTTATTTTTAAAATTAAACATGCCAAAATTTACCGAGGCTGCTAACCAATTGTATTTGTCGATTTCATAATCCGCCCCAAAATTATACCTGCCCATCAACATATTGGTATGAGTATCTGCACTTTGGACTACACGGGAAGTACTTCCATCCTCATTGGTGAGCAATTGGTTGTTTTCAAATCCACCTTGAATATTATAACCTGCCCGGCCAAATCCACCCAAAGAAAATCCCCATTTCCCCTTTCTGGCACTTGCATTCAAGCCCAGGTTGGAGCCTCTCATTCCCGCACTGGTATTGATACTCAAGGAAGTGCCCTGAAGATTATTCTTTTTGGTT from Echinicola jeungdonensis harbors:
- a CDS encoding TonB-dependent receptor domain-containing protein, which gives rise to MKIYLKIQWILLLLFSFVSGQILAQEKTISQKGGFQLTGKVIEKESGNSISYATIQLLDAKSSKQIAGAVADDQGEFFITGFEVGSYKVQVNFVGFETKTLEDVKIQEGQTLLNLGKIGLQEESVSLEEVTVQGQRELIEEKVDRTIYNAENDKTTVGGDATDVLRRVPMLSVDLDGNVSLRGSQNIRVLIDNKPSTMSASSIADALKQIPADEIKSVEVITSPSAKYDAEGSGGVINIVTKKNNLQGTSLSINTSAGMRGSNLGLNASARKGKWGFSLGGFGRAGYNIQGGFENNQLLTNEDGSTSRVVQSADTHTNMLMGRYNFGADYEIDKYNWLAASVNFGMFNFKNKQDNLLTENFQEDELVSALMRRVNMDNFSNTIDVSLNYTRTYEKPQKEFSIMTLYSRNNRTNDFVQALLDGDFEEIESRTKNENASNNQEFTFQLDYITPLGEGENQILEYGAKNILRRVNSDYVYFSAQGPDGDYLENTDATFSNAFNYDQNVTAGYLSYTLGFWDNYTVKAGMRYEYTHIDADFESGEQEAEIPSYGVWVPSVNLSRKLKNGNMIKAAYNRRIQRPSLRYLNPNIQGSNPSIITQGNPLLDPEFTDNYELSYSTYWDKASFNFSSFFRNSSGAIQPVRSIQEDGVIYTTYENIGSEKAYGLSLFSNINISDKFSLNGSIDGYYTQIDNNVSDLQYQASNNGFVVSGRVFGNYNITDSWVLQGFGFARGRRVNLQGYDSGFGIYGLNINKQFKEKKGSIGIGAENFFTPEFKMRNEINSATISQQSTNMMRNMNFKINFSYRIGKMSVGPKRKKKSIENNDMDSGGGQNMMGPGQ